In Campylobacter porcelli, the sequence GTTTATTAGCACTAAAAGTCTCAAAAATAGAAATTTCTATATTTGATACGGTTGCGCTTTTGTCTGTGATTTGCATTTGGCCTCTGTAGTTTAGCTCTACATTTACACTAGCATTAGCAGCATCTACAGCTTTATTATAAGCTTCAAATCTAGCCGTAGCATAATCTGTGTTATTAATTATAAGATCTTTTACCTTGCCTAGGGCTTCTTGTTTAACATCTCCTTGTAATGGAAAATTTAATCCGGCTACTGCTTGATCTACTGCTTGATCTATTATAGCTTCTGTAGCGGGGTCATTAACATTGGTTTTTAATCTTGTTTTAAGATCATTAGCATTATTAATTGTTACACCTGGAAATAAATTTTGATCACTTAAATTTTTTGCTACCTGATTACCTACTCTATCATCTGGCAAGTTACCCGCTGCTACCATAGCTACTATATCATTTAGCTGTTTATAGCTTATATCATCGGCTTGAGTTACTACTCCATCTGTGGCTTTCGTGGCTTCATTATACTTGCCTAGCATTATATTACCTTGATAGACCGGCGAAACTGGTGGGATTACAGGCGTTCCATCGGCGTTGGTTTCGGTGATGGTAAGTTGCGTGGCCTTAGGATCACTAGCTGAGAGCGGATCGCTAAAATCTATCTTAACTTGATAATATTTACCATTTTTAGATTTGATCTGCATTGTGATATTACTATCTTCATTATCTTGTAATCCCGCTCCGGCGACATCTTTTATCTTGGTTGCATCTGTGGCAAATTCGTTTGTGCCTTTGACTACTTGTGAGACTGAGCCTGTAAGGATATTATCATTTTTCTCAAATTGTAGTTTATTATAGTCTGTGGCGTCATTTTTAGCCCCAACTATATCATTAAAGCTACTTTTGATAAATTCAGTTAGATAGACCTTGCCGTTTTTAACATTTTTCTCTATAGTCTCTAAATCGCTTAAAGCACTCACATCTACCCATGAGCCATCCTTATCCCTTACCTTGGTGCTAGACATATTTCTTACTTGATCTGCGTTAGTTGGGTCAAATGCGGTAAAGTCATTTGCGTCAATACCATTATTTCCTAAATCGTTTAAATTTAGAGCAGATGGGTTATTGACATTTGGAACTACGGTTGTATTGTTGCCTGTAGTTACTTGTAATTGACCTTGATTATTTACACTTATAGTATAGGCTTGATTGTTGTTATTATTTGTCGCACTAATCTCCGTGATATTGCCATTAGCATCTCTTGTGGTAGTTACCTTATAATTTGCCGATGTGGCTGGGTCAATATTTATCTCAAAGCCACCTACATTGTATTTTTCTGTTGATTGCTGTGGAGTAAGCCCAAATAGATGAAGCTCGATCATTTGATTGCCATCTCTTACATCTTTTATCTCGATTTGACCACTGTTATTCATAGTTACTTCTACTAGCTTATTCTTGCCATCTTTGTCATTGCCAAGAGCGTAGCCGATATTATCTAGTAGGCTTTGGATAGATGAGTTTGGGGTCATAGTAATCTTAGTAGCAAATGTAGTCCCATCTGGCTTTCTACCTTGTAAGAAAAATGTGGTATCTTGACCACCTAATTTATCAAGACTAAAGTCATCGGTGCCTGGCTTATTAACCTTATTATACTCCTGACTTCTATAATTTTCGCCGATTAAATCCCTTAAATCATCTGTAAGCTCTACATATTTTACAGGCTCATCTGGGTGCTCTAATCTATTATAATGATTAATCAAATTTACATTTGTTGTTATTATCTTATTATAGTCATTATCTGAGCCTATAAATAGCGATTTGCCATCTATATTATATTTAGCTGTTTGGTTAGGCCCTATAACAGCGTGGATAGTCTCGCCATTGCCATAGTAATTGCCAAGAGTATCTATAGGCTTAGTATCAAGTGCAGTTCCAGAAAATAGATATTGACCATTTATAGTAGTATTGGCTATATCGATTAAATTTTTCTTGATACCTTCTAGGTCGTTGGCAATAGCGTTTCTTGAAGTGGAGTCGTGAATATCATTAGCAGCTTGGATCAATTTGGTTTTAAACTCGGTTAATTTAGAGACAAAATCATTTAAGGCTCGGTCGCTATTTTTTGAAAATTCAGTAGCTTTTAATGTGGTGCTTTGAACTTGTTGAAGTAAGTTGCCCTCATACTCCAATCTAGCCGCATCAACATAAATCGCACTTCCTTCATATGAGTGCTGGATTTTAAGCCCTGAGCTAAAGGCTTGTTGGGATTGATATAAAGATGTTGAGTTTTTTTGGTAGTTGTAGATATTATTGAAATTCATAAGCTGATTGGTAATACGCATTGCACTTCTCCTAAAATTTGGAAGTTAAAAAGCAAATATCGTTCCGAAATTTAGTATATCTGCAAGGATATTTATAAACTATTAGGCTCTGTTATAATAAAGCATTGGTTTAATACAAATCAAAAATTTAAAACGGTTTTTTGTTTATTTTGTAGATATATATTTATTGAAAATCTAATGAGTAAATACTATCGATCCTTTTGTTAATAAGCGGTGTAATATCTTTCCCATAATTTTGTTCTATGATTTTATCTATTATTGTGAAATTAGAGAAGCCATCATTTGATGATAAACAATCTTTTGATATATAACGCCCAAGTGTTTCAGCTTCCACGATTACAATTTTATCTCCTACAATATCATTTTTAACACCACTTGCAAATTTTGGTGACACAACAATACAATATTTTGAGCCATTTTTTTTAATATGCAACATCAATCGTTTTGCATTTAATGATTGTGTAGCTTTACCACTTTTCTTTGCATCTACATTGATTTTGTAAGGAATAGTATCGTTTTCATTTAAAACGCCACATATAATGTCTGTATCTCCAGAGCCACTAATTATTTCACACTCTTTAATTTCTCTAAATAGCTCAAAGCTATCCTTAAGTGCAAATTCAAAATCTTTACCATCATTACTTCCATATTTTGATAAATGCAACATTTTATTAACAGTATTCATAATATCTAGTGCATTAAAATTTCTACACTCTAATGTAGCCATATATTTGAGTGGTGCTAATTCATACAACTCCTCTAGCCATTGACTTTTTAGAAAAAAGTCACTTTGAGAGCTTGGGACGTCATCAAATGAATATTTATCTAAAAGCAACGAAGCTTTTTCTTTTAATGTTTCTACTATCTTAATAAACCCGCTATATTTTTTATTTGAAGCGTAGCTATCATTGCGTCTTGAATTTGTGCCGTGAGCAAAATCAAAAAGTTGTCCACTATTATGGTTTTTATCTTCAACAAATTCTAAAACACCAAATTCTGCAAAAATATTAAAAAAGTAATATTTTAGTTCGTGTGTAGCGTTTGCAAACACATCGTTAAAATTATCAACGCTTTTAAAAAGTTCTAATTTATTAGCATATCCTAAAATCCTATATTCAAGAATTGAATTCACTAACTCATTATAAAATTTGTCATTTATAGTTTCTATAAACGGTAAAAACCATATACACTCATCAATAAAAAGCTTTTTTTCTAATCGTTCATCTAGCAATAGTTTTAAAATAAGTCTGCCAAAATATAATTTAAAATTACTTGGCGTTTTGCTATATGGTTGTGGAAATTGCATGGAAAATAGATTTATAAGCATTAGTTCTGCTTTTTCATTATTATTTTTTAGTAATAATTGCGTAGTAGCACTTGGTATAAATTTATTATTTTTTTTATACCCAAACATATAAAAACACATTTGAGAAAATCTAACACCCATCGTGCTTAATGAACCATCTGCTGACCGCCCCATATAAAGACCATCATATCGTAAATTATCTTGCAAATTTTGACAATTTATTTCATTATTTTGCTTTTTTAAGGCATCAATATATGCCTCCATAAGTTTTATTGAACTGATATTTTTTTGTAAAATCCATTTATTATCTTTTGAGCGATTGAGATTTATCATTTTATACCTTTAATTATATTTTTACAAAACATAGGCGGTATTGCTTCACCTATTACGCTTCTTATAAGCGTTTCACTTGCAAAATCAGGTAAGTCCCAATCTGCTGGGAGTGAGCTAACAATAAATAATTCTCTTAATGTCAAAACTCTTGCATCACTATATGTGCCATCACTTTGTAAGCGACCCGGATGGACATTGTTATGACCGCCTATATTTCCACTATTTATTGCTCTTGTAGGAGCAGGTTCGTTCCATTTCATACGCTTATAAGTGTTATGAAATCCTATAATCCTATCTCCATTTTCTTTTTTAGGGTAGTAAATTTCATTTTTCATAGCAGATTTACCCTCTGCTGTGTGTTTTAAAGCTAATATATCTCTATTATTGTGTTTTTTTGCGTAATGCCATTTTAAATCACTTTTCTCGCCACTTTCCAATGATGGCAAATGCCCTATCGCTTCTTTTAAAGAAATTTCTTTTTGTGGTTTTGGATTATCCCATTTTAGAGATTTTTTCCAAATTTTAATAAAGCCTCTTGGGCGAGATTGTGGCACACCAAAATCTTTAGCATTCAATACAAAACTATCAATACTATACCTATCATTATATTTATCTTTAACAATATCAATAAGCTGTTTGAATTTGCCATTATGTGGAAAATATAGTTTTAAAAATTTTGGAACATTTTCGATTAAAATATAATCGAAATTACTACTATCGATTAAATCAAACACATAAAAAACTAGATAATTTCTTTCATCATTATCATAGTCTTTTTTTCCAAGCGAACTCATACCCTGACAAGGCGGTGTTGCAAGTAAAAATTTACAATCATTCTCTCTTACTAATTGCTGAATTTTGGTAAAATTATTACTTTCTTTTATATCGCCTACAACCATCTCACATTTTGGATATAACCATTTATAGAGTTCTGCTCTTTTAGGAAGTAATTCATTTGCTACTACTATTTCGATTCCTAAATTCTTTAAATACATTTCGGCTATACCTGCACTTGAAAATAAAGATAAACCTTTCATTTCGCACTAACCCTATTAATATTTTTACAGATTTTTTCAATTAGCAATGGTGGAACACCCTCGCCAACCATATGTCTTATTTGAATATCACTAGCAAATTTTGGAATATCTAAATCAGGATTTATAGAGCTTAAAATAAAAATTTCTCTTAATGTCAAAACTCTTGCATCACTATATGTGCCATCACTTTGTAAGCGACCCGGATGGACATTGCTTTGAGATGATAGGCAATCATTTCTCATTGTTATTGTAGGCGCAGGTTTATCCCATTCAATGCGTTTATAAGAAGCCATATAACCTTTAGCTCTTTTGCCATCTTTAGTTTTTGGGAAATATATTTCATTTTCAAAAGCAGAATGCCCTGTTGGTGTATGTCTCATAGCTAAAATGTGGGATTCTATATGCTTTCTAGCATTGTGATTTTTTATTTTTGAATGCTCACCACTTTCCAATGATGGCAAATGCCCTATCGCTTCCCTAACACTTACAAACCTACTATTTTTTTTAGGAATATTATAGGTATAATCTTTATTTGTCATTACAATTATCGCACGAAGTCTATTCTGTGGAATACCGTAATCGGCACAATTATAGACTTTCACATCAATATTATACCGCAGTGAATACCGAGAACGGATTATAAACTCTATGTTTTTAAAATCATTATCATATGGAAATAGCATATCTAAAAATCTAGCCACATTTTCAATTACTACAACTTTTGGCTTAATGCTATCTATAATATCAAAGGCTTCAAAAATCAAAAAATTTCTTTTATCTTTAAGCATATCTGCATTACTTTTATTTTTACCAATCAAAGATACGCCTTGACAAGGGGGGGTAGCTAAAATAAAGTCTATCTTAGCTTTTTTTGCTTCTTTTATAATTTCATTTTTAATTTCGCTTTGCGTAATATCGCCACAAATCATTTTTGAGTTTGGATGCCAAAATTCGTGTGTTTTTGCTCTTATGGGAAGTAACTCATTTGCCAACTTCATTTTAATATTACAATTAGCCAAGTTCATTTCAGCTATACCTGCACTTGAAAATAAAGATAAACCATTTAATGCCATTTTTACATTCCTTTCTAAACATTATAAATATATGCTACCATCAATGGCATAGCTTGGTCTATTTGTAATAAATCAATATTTAATTGCAACAAAGCCAACTATTATAATCCTAAAATATTTACAATAATTAAGAAAGCTACGGCTGAACCTATCATAGATACTGGAAGCGTTATCACCCACGCTAGACCAATTGGCTTTAGCATTCCCCAATTAGCATTGCGATTATATAGCCCAATGCCAAGCACCGCTCCTATCAAAACATGGGTTGAGCTAATAGGTAGCCCCATCTTAGTAGCGATTAATATAACTATACTCGCTGATAGCTCAGCACTAAATCCAGTCGTAGGCAAAATCTCTGTAAGCTTAGTCCCAACTGTAGTGATAACCTCTTTACCTAAAAACCATAGCCCTACCACAAGTGCCACGCCAAAAGTTACCATCGCAATTGCTGGGATTGCCGCAGTGCTATTTATGGCGTTATTTTTTAAAACATCTAAAATCGCAGCGAACGGACCAATGGCGTTTGCTATATCATTTGCCCCATGAGAGAATGCAAATGATGAGGCGGTAAATATCTGAAACCAGCCAAAAATTCTATTAATGCCCTTTTGTGGATTGTCCTTTTTCATCATATTAACAATAGAAAAGCTAACCAAATACGCCGCTGTGCCAATAACAAATAGTATCCAAATAGTCTCAATGGTGCTAAATTTCAAATTCATATGCTTTAGCCCCTTAAACAAAAGCGTAGATGAGATAATCATCGCAGCAGTTGCGGCTAAAATCGGTATATGAATTCTCATATATTTCATCGCATCTATTAGCTTTTCTTGCTTTTTAAATTCCTTAATCTTCTCTCTAAATGGACTACTACTTACTACATCTTCATCATCGCTAATAGCGATATTTCTAAGCTCTTGAATTTGCTCGGCTTCACTCTTATTTGATAGCTCTTTTATATAGCTCTCTTTAAAGCTTCGTTTTTGAGCTTTAATAGCTTTGATTTGTGATTGTAGCTCTGTGCTTGGAGTGATAATCTTGGTTTTAATGTAGCCAAATACCATATAAGCAATCACCCCACCCATCACAGGAGATACTACCCAGCTAAGTGCGATACTACCAATGGAGCTCCATTTTACCATATCTAGAGTATTGCCATCATTATAATATATATATCCCATTATCAAGCTAGACCCCACGATACCACCTACAATAGCATGAGTAGTAGATACTGGCAAACCCTTTTTAGTAGCGATAAAGAGCCAAATTCCAGAGCTCATAAGGGCTGAGAGCATAACCGCAGCAAAAATCATAGGATTGACATTACCGCTATTTGGCAAGGTTACGATCCCACTTCTAATAGTATTTGTAACCTCCGCTCCAGCAAACACAGCACCGCTTAGCTCAAATACAGCAGCTATTATAAGTGCTTGTTTAATAGTAAGAGTTTTCGCTCCCACACTTGTGCCAAAGGCGTTAGCGACATCATTGCCACCGATATTAAACGCCATAAATAGACCAAAAATACTAGCTAAGATAAAAAGCAGTAGATGATGGCCATCTATATATCCATAACCCCAAGTAAAAAAAACCACTAACGAAATGATAAAAAGCAAAGCAGCAAAAAGATTATCTCGACCCAAGCAAACCCCCTCTAATCTCTTTTATTATGATTTTATTTTATCTTTTTCGGCTTAAATTTTTACTGAATTTAATGCAAATTTAATGGATTGTATATAACTTTTATTATCAGCTTTAGACTGATAGGCTATATCAAAAGCGGTGCCGTGATCGACACTTGTGCGAATGATTGGTAAATTTAAGCTTATATTAATAGAGCGGTCAAAATATAACGCCTTTAGCGGTGCTAAGCCAACATCGTGATAAAGGGCGATTAGGCGATTAGTTGATTTTAGAGAATTTGGTGTAAATGCCGCATCAGGCACAAGCGGACCTATAAAAATAGGCTTATTTAGTATATTATTTACCTCTTTTATAGCTCTTTTGATCTCAATCTCCTCTTTTCCGCCGATAGTTCCATTATCACTAGCGTGGGGATTAAAGCCTAAGACCCCTACTTTTTCAAATTTCGTAGAGGTGTAAAAATCGAGCAAAAATCGCTTAAGAGATTTAAATTTAATCTTTTTGCTAACATCTTTTAATGCTATATGATCGCTAAATAACGCTACATAAAGCTCATCACACCCAAGCATCATAATCGCATCACGATTAAAGTAGCTACTAAGTGCGTCAGTATGCCCTTTATATGGGATTTTGGCTCTTTTCCAACTCTCTTTATTTATTGGCAAGGTTACAAGTGCGTCTGCTTTGCCTTTGGCGGTGAAATTTAAGGCGTTTTCAAAGCTAATAAATGAGAATTTACCGCTTTTTTTGCTTACCTCGCCTGGCTTTATCTCAAAATCATCGCCACACTCATATATATCAAATTCAGGCGGAATATAGCTATTTAAGAGCTTTGCAGCACGGCTTAATAGCTTGGAATTTATAAAATATATTGGTTTGCAAATTTGAATTATATCTTTATGACTTTTTAGGGCAATCTCAATGCCAACGCCATTTATATCCCCTACGCTAATTGCAATTTTAGGCCTCATCAATCAGCCTTTTCATCTCTTTTATAGCTTGATCTAAACCTACAAATACCGATCGTGCTACTATGCTTTGACCTATATTTAGCTCAAAAATTTCTGGAATTTTAGCGATAAGCCCTACATTTTGGTAGTTTAGCCCATGACCGGCTGCGACTTTTAGCCCTATATTTTTAGCAAATTTAGCCCCAACCCTAATCCTATCAAGCTCAGCTTCTAAAGCCTCTTTAATATCCATATTCTCTAAAGATTTAATGCTAAATTTGGTCTTAGAGATATTAGAAAATGCCATTAAATAAGCATTAGCAAAGCTCCCAGTATGTAGCTCAATCGTGCTTACGCCTAGCTCTTTAGCTGCTTTTATATCATCTAAATTTGGATCTATAAACAAAGATACATCGATATTAGCACCCATCATAGCCTTAATCGCTGAAGGTAGCTCAGGGCTACTAAGGTTTAATCCCCCCTCTGTGGTTAGCTCTTGACGCTTTTCTGGCACTATGGTAGCGCGGTTAGGTCGCAAGCTTAAGACTATATCTGTAATCGCAGTTGCGCACTCTAAATTTACTGGAATTGAGCAAAAATTTATAATATTTTTCGCATCTATATCATCTATATGTCTGCGATCTTCACGAAGATGGATTGTGATCTGATCGGCCCTAGCACCAATGGCTAAATACATCGCATTTAATATATCTGGGTCATTTACCTGCCTTGCTTGTCTAAGTATAGCTATGTGATCTATATTTACACCTAATTTCATATCTATCCTTGTGATTTTATAAAATTTTTTTGCTCTTGAAAATATGGTTTTAAGGCCTCATAAGCTAAGCCGATTTTTTGAAATTTATCTGTGTAGCTCTTTTTAATCTCATCTGATTTGATCGCATTGCGATCTGGGTGGTAAATTTTAATTAAATTTAAATAACTAGCTCGAACTGTATCATAATCATCGCCCACTTCGCACCCAAGAGTGTGAAAGTGGTCTTCTAAAAGCGTAGCTAGCATAGTAAATTTGCGTTTATACTCTTTAGAGTTTAATGCGTTAAATCTGCGTTTGAAAAGCTCAAATTCATCTTTATTATAGTTGAAATTTACCGTATATTTTAAATGCTCTTTTATGTTTATTATATTTGAAAGGGTATCTATATCTTTTTGGCTTTTTGGGGTAAAAAATAGCCAATTTTGTCGCGGGAAATAGTCGCAATTAGCATCATTAAATCCACGCATTAGATATTTTGCAAATAGCTCTTCGCTATTTTTAAGATCAAATAAAACTTTAGAATCTTCAAATTTAATATCTATATCTATTAATATTTGTAGTGAAGTTGGATTTTTATATATTAGCTTAATATTTTTATGATGAGTAAGCCAAAACTCAACCCCACTTCCAACGGTTTTTCTATATAAATTTGCTATAAATTTAAGTAGATATTTACGCTGGATTAGTTCATTTTCATTATAAAATATAATAATTCTATCACGAGTTCCAATCACATTAGCAAAGCTTTGGCGTATTTTATAGATAAGATTTAGATATAAATCACAATCATCAGTTACAATAGTAATTGACTCTAATGTCTGTGTAATCTCCATTTCAAGCCCTATAAATTTATTTTAAGGTTATTAAAGCAAATTATGTTCCACTAAATCCAAATCGCCATCTCATCAAGCTCAGAGTAATCTTGTAAAATTTGATATGGTTTATAGTCGCTTTTATACTCCAAGCTTTCACAACCTTTAACATAAAATCCTAGATATATCCATGGCAATTTATGTGCTTTTGCTATTAAAATTTGATTTAAAAGCGAGTATTTCCCAAGGCTCAAATATGCATAATCTATGTCCCAAAAGCAGTAAATTGAGCTAATGCCATCAGCGGTAATATCGATAAGATCAACACAAATCAAGCTATCTCCATCATAATAATCCACCTCAAAGCCAAACTCCCCAGCACCATCTACATAGACATCAAAATATCGCTCATAATCCATCTGATGATACTTCCAACCACGCTTATTTTCCATAAATTTATGATATTTTTCATATAAATTTATATGCTTTTGGCTTATGTGTGGGCGAGTTATGATAGCTTCTATTTTAGCCTCTTCATTTTTACTGATTACTCGCCTTAGGCTTTTGGTGAATTTGAATTTTTCAGCATCAATTCTTAGGCTTTTACACTCACTGCATCCATCGCAAATTGGCTTGGAGAAGTATTTGCCAAATCTCCTATATCCATGCTCTACCAAAGCGGAGTTATAATCATACGAAGCATTAAATATATATTTATAACTACTCCTAGCCATTTTCCCATTCAGATACGCACATGGCGTATCAAGGGTGCTAAACTCAATCTCAGTCAAGCTTTTTAATATCCGAATATTTGATGAATTCCATAAATTCATCCCTTAGCTTAGCCTCCTTATGGGCTTCATCAAATATATCCTTAATCTCATCTTTATTTGGATTTGACTGCTTTGGCGTGGCTTTTTGCTCTTTTACCATCTTGCCTTTTATCTCTTTTAAACTATCTAAAAAATCCATCAATTATCCATTTTCTCTACTAGATTTTACCTTTTGGATCGCTGCGGCTATGGCTGCGATTACCTCTTCTTTGTTCTCTTGGTTGCTATCGTGGGTATTTTCTAATATATCTTGAAGTCTCTCTTCGATATAGCTAGTATCAAAAAATCCGCGTCTAAAGTGCCTTCTTTTAGATATTGCCAATAAAAATGGTAGCGTAGTTCTAACGCCTTCAATAGTAAATTCATCTAAGGCTCTCTCAAGCTTGCTTACAGCTAAATCATAACTTCTAGCTTTTACAATTAGCTTAGCCACAAGTGAGTCATAAAATGGCGGTATAGAGTATCCTTGATACATATGGCTATCTACCCTTACGCCAGGCCCTAAGGCTGGGAAGTAGCCAGTTATCTTACCAGGGCTTGGGATAAAGTTTTTCCACACATTCTCAGCCGTAATCCTAGCTTCTATAGCCACCCCTTGTGGTTTAACCTCGGTTTGGTCTATATCTAGTATCTCGCCTGCAGCAATGCGAATTTGTCTAGAGATGAGATCTACTCCTACTATCTCTTCAGTTACGCCGTGTTCGACTTGAATTCTAGTATTCATCTCCATAAAATAAAAATTATTATAATCATCTAATAAAAACTCAATCGTCCCCGCATTAGTATATCCCACAGCCTTAGCTGCTGCTACTGCTGCTACCCCCATTCTTTTGCGTAAATCCTCGCTGATAGTAGGACAAGGTGCTATCTCGATAACCTTTTGATGGCGTCTTTGGATAGAGCAATCACGCTCACAAAGGTGGATTAGATTGCCATAATTATCACCTAAAATTTGAAACTCAATATGTCTAGGCTTGACAATTAATTTCTCCATAAAGACCTCATCGTTATTGAAAAACGCCTTAGCCTCCCTTTTACAACTCTCATAGCTACTTTCAAGTTCAGCTGGATCCCACACCTCTCTAATGCCACGACCACCGCCGCCGCCGCTTGCTTTTAAGATAACTGGATAGCCAATTTTTTCAGCTTCTAATTTTATGGTTTCTATACTTTCTTTATTTAACGCCTCAGTCCCTGGCACGACTGGAATGCCATTTTTATGCATTAAATTTCTAGCGATATTTTTATTTCCCATCTTTAAAATGACTTCAGATTTTGGCCCTATAA encodes:
- a CDS encoding flagellar hook protein, translated to MRITNQLMNFNNIYNYQKNSTSLYQSQQAFSSGLKIQHSYEGSAIYVDAARLEYEGNLLQQVQSTTLKATEFSKNSDRALNDFVSKLTEFKTKLIQAANDIHDSTSRNAIANDLEGIKKNLIDIANTTINGQYLFSGTALDTKPIDTLGNYYGNGETIHAVIGPNQTAKYNIDGKSLFIGSDNDYNKIITTNVNLINHYNRLEHPDEPVKYVELTDDLRDLIGENYRSQEYNKVNKPGTDDFSLDKLGGQDTTFFLQGRKPDGTTFATKITMTPNSSIQSLLDNIGYALGNDKDGKNKLVEVTMNNSGQIEIKDVRDGNQMIELHLFGLTPQQSTEKYNVGGFEINIDPATSANYKVTTTRDANGNITEISATNNNNNQAYTISVNNQGQLQVTTGNNTTVVPNVNNPSALNLNDLGNNGIDANDFTAFDPTNADQVRNMSSTKVRDKDGSWVDVSALSDLETIEKNVKNGKVYLTEFIKSSFNDIVGAKNDATDYNKLQFEKNDNILTGSVSQVVKGTNEFATDATKIKDVAGAGLQDNEDSNITMQIKSKNGKYYQVKIDFSDPLSASDPKATQLTITETNADGTPVIPPVSPVYQGNIMLGKYNEATKATDGVVTQADDISYKQLNDIVAMVAAGNLPDDRVGNQVAKNLSDQNLFPGVTINNANDLKTRLKTNVNDPATEAIIDQAVDQAVAGLNFPLQGDVKQEALGKVKDLIINNTDYATARFEAYNKAVDAANASVNVELNYRGQMQITDKSATVSNIEISIFETFSANKPEFGKEANSTVAGSLFNFNANNMISIDEPSVDIFKDLDDMIQAVRDGSYRGNPDGNNARTTGIQGALKRIDHIQDHVNKLHTQIGSYTNVLESSGTRASMLYVNIESVKTDIVGADLGESMLIYKQYLLQFEAMLQTSSMIGKISLLNYM
- a CDS encoding DNA cytosine methyltransferase; protein product: MKGLSLFSSAGIAEMYLKNLGIEIVVANELLPKRAELYKWLYPKCEMVVGDIKESNNFTKIQQLVRENDCKFLLATPPCQGMSSLGKKDYDNDERNYLVFYVFDLIDSSNFDYILIENVPKFLKLYFPHNGKFKQLIDIVKDKYNDRYSIDSFVLNAKDFGVPQSRPRGFIKIWKKSLKWDNPKPQKEISLKEAIGHLPSLESGEKSDLKWHYAKKHNNRDILALKHTAEGKSAMKNEIYYPKKENGDRIIGFHNTYKRMKWNEPAPTRAINSGNIGGHNNVHPGRLQSDGTYSDARVLTLRELFIVSSLPADWDLPDFASETLIRSVIGEAIPPMFCKNIIKGIK
- a CDS encoding DNA cytosine methyltransferase; amino-acid sequence: MALNGLSLFSSAGIAEMNLANCNIKMKLANELLPIRAKTHEFWHPNSKMICGDITQSEIKNEIIKEAKKAKIDFILATPPCQGVSLIGKNKSNADMLKDKRNFLIFEAFDIIDSIKPKVVVIENVARFLDMLFPYDNDFKNIEFIIRSRYSLRYNIDVKVYNCADYGIPQNRLRAIIVMTNKDYTYNIPKKNSRFVSVREAIGHLPSLESGEHSKIKNHNARKHIESHILAMRHTPTGHSAFENEIYFPKTKDGKRAKGYMASYKRIEWDKPAPTITMRNDCLSSQSNVHPGRLQSDGTYSDARVLTLREIFILSSINPDLDIPKFASDIQIRHMVGEGVPPLLIEKICKNINRVSAK
- a CDS encoding inorganic phosphate transporter → MGRDNLFAALLFIISLVVFFTWGYGYIDGHHLLLFILASIFGLFMAFNIGGNDVANAFGTSVGAKTLTIKQALIIAAVFELSGAVFAGAEVTNTIRSGIVTLPNSGNVNPMIFAAVMLSALMSSGIWLFIATKKGLPVSTTHAIVGGIVGSSLIMGYIYYNDGNTLDMVKWSSIGSIALSWVVSPVMGGVIAYMVFGYIKTKIITPSTELQSQIKAIKAQKRSFKESYIKELSNKSEAEQIQELRNIAISDDEDVVSSSPFREKIKEFKKQEKLIDAMKYMRIHIPILAATAAMIISSTLLFKGLKHMNLKFSTIETIWILFVIGTAAYLVSFSIVNMMKKDNPQKGINRIFGWFQIFTASSFAFSHGANDIANAIGPFAAILDVLKNNAINSTAAIPAIAMVTFGVALVVGLWFLGKEVITTVGTKLTEILPTTGFSAELSASIVILIATKMGLPISSTHVLIGAVLGIGLYNRNANWGMLKPIGLAWVITLPVSMIGSAVAFLIIVNILGL
- the pdxA gene encoding 4-hydroxythreonine-4-phosphate dehydrogenase, with product MMRPKIAISVGDINGVGIEIALKSHKDIIQICKPIYFINSKLLSRAAKLLNSYIPPEFDIYECGDDFEIKPGEVSKKSGKFSFISFENALNFTAKGKADALVTLPINKESWKRAKIPYKGHTDALSSYFNRDAIMMLGCDELYVALFSDHIALKDVSKKIKFKSLKRFLLDFYTSTKFEKVGVLGFNPHASDNGTIGGKEEIEIKRAIKEVNNILNKPIFIGPLVPDAAFTPNSLKSTNRLIALYHDVGLAPLKALYFDRSINISLNLPIIRTSVDHGTAFDIAYQSKADNKSYIQSIKFALNSVKI
- a CDS encoding pyridoxine 5'-phosphate synthase — translated: MKLGVNIDHIAILRQARQVNDPDILNAMYLAIGARADQITIHLREDRRHIDDIDAKNIINFCSIPVNLECATAITDIVLSLRPNRATIVPEKRQELTTEGGLNLSSPELPSAIKAMMGANIDVSLFIDPNLDDIKAAKELGVSTIELHTGSFANAYLMAFSNISKTKFSIKSLENMDIKEALEAELDRIRVGAKFAKNIGLKVAAGHGLNYQNVGLIAKIPEIFELNIGQSIVARSVFVGLDQAIKEMKRLIDEA
- a CDS encoding adenylosuccinate lyase, giving the protein MEITQTLESITIVTDDCDLYLNLIYKIRQSFANVIGTRDRIIIFYNENELIQRKYLLKFIANLYRKTVGSGVEFWLTHHKNIKLIYKNPTSLQILIDIDIKFEDSKVLFDLKNSEELFAKYLMRGFNDANCDYFPRQNWLFFTPKSQKDIDTLSNIINIKEHLKYTVNFNYNKDEFELFKRRFNALNSKEYKRKFTMLATLLEDHFHTLGCEVGDDYDTVRASYLNLIKIYHPDRNAIKSDEIKKSYTDKFQKIGLAYEALKPYFQEQKNFIKSQG
- a CDS encoding arginyltransferase, with protein sequence MTEIEFSTLDTPCAYLNGKMARSSYKYIFNASYDYNSALVEHGYRRFGKYFSKPICDGCSECKSLRIDAEKFKFTKSLRRVISKNEEAKIEAIITRPHISQKHINLYEKYHKFMENKRGWKYHQMDYERYFDVYVDGAGEFGFEVDYYDGDSLICVDLIDITADGISSIYCFWDIDYAYLSLGKYSLLNQILIAKAHKLPWIYLGFYVKGCESLEYKSDYKPYQILQDYSELDEMAIWI